Below is a genomic region from Hylemonella gracilis.
ATCGTCATGGTGGTCATCGTGGTGCGCGTCCGGATTCTGGTCGTAACGCTCCTTGCCATGGAAGACCAGGAAGTACATGCGGAAGCTGTAGAAGGCCGTCACGAACACGCCGGCCAGCACCGCGAAGCTGGCGAAGCCGCTGCCCCAGAGATGGCTTTCGTGCACGGCCTCGATGATGCTGTCCTTGGAATAGAAACCCGAGAACAGCGGCGTGCCGATCAGCGCCAGCGAACCCAGCAGTGAGGTGATCCAGGTGATGGGCATGTACTTGCGCACGCCGCCCATCCAGCGGATGTCCTGATTGTGGTGCATGCCCATGATCACCGAGCCCGCGCCCAGGAACAGCAGCGCCTTGAAGAAGGCATGCGTCATCAGATGGAACACGGCCACCGAATAGGCCGAGGCGCCCAGCGCCACCGTCATGTACCCCAGCTGCGAGAGCGTGGAGTAAGCCACGACACGCTTGATGTCGTTCTGGATGATGCCCAGGAAGCCCATGAACAGCGCCGTGATCGCGCCGATGACCATGATGAAGCTCAGAGCCGTGTCCGACAGCTCGTACAGCGGCGACATGCGCGCGACCATGAAGATGCCGGCCGTCACCATGGTGGCAGCGTGGATCAGCGCGGAAATCGGGGTCGGGCCTTCCATCGAATCTGGCAACCAGACGTGGAGCGGGAATTGCGCGCTCTTGCCCATGGCACCAATGAAGAGGCAAATGCAGATCACGGTGATCAGCATGGCATCCTGGCCCAGGATGTACCAGGGAAACTCAATCACGCCGAGCTGACTTGCCTTGGCGAAGACTTCGCCATAGTTCAGCGTGCCCGCGTAGGCCGCGATCAGGCCAATGCCGAGGATGAAGCCGAAATCCCCCACGCGGTTGACCAGGAAGGCCTTCATGTTGGCGAAGATGGCCGTGGGCTTGTTGTACCAGAAGCCGATCAGCAGGTAGGACACCAGGCCCACCGCCTCCCAGCCGAAGAACAGCTGGAGCAGGTTGTTGCTCATGACCAGCATGAGCATGGAGAAGGTGAACAGCGAGATGTAGGAGAAGAAGCGGTTGTAGCCCTCGTCCTCCTCCATGTAGCCGACGGTGTAGAGGTGCACCATCAGGGACACGAAGGTCACCACGCACATCATCATCGCGGTGAGCCCGTCCACCAGGAAGCCCACTTCCATCTTCAAGCCGCCAACCACCATCCACTCATAGAGGGTCGCGTTGAAACGCGCGCCGTCCAGCGCCACGCTCTTGAGCGTGAACGCGGAAAGGATGAAAGCCACCAGCACGCCAAGGATGGTGACGCCGTGCGAGGCACGACGGCCAAGCAGGTTGCCACCCAGCTTGGTGCCAAAAATACCGGCCAGCGCGGCGCCGACCAGCGGCGCGAGCGGCACGGCCAGCAGGGTGGATGCGTTCAGGGTTGCACTCATGTCGTTCTTGCCTTTTTCTTGCCCCGGTGACCCGTCAGCCCTTCAGCTCGTTGAGTTCTTCCACGCTGATGCTGCTCTTGTTACGGAACAGCAGCACCAGGATGGCCAGACCGATGGCGGACTCGGCCGCAGCCACGGTCAGGATGAAGAACACAAAGACCTGGCCGTGCATGTCGCCCAGGTAATGCGAGAAGGCCACAAAGTTGGTGTTCACGGCCAGCAGCATCAGTTCGATGGCCATGAGCAGAACGATGAGGTTCTTGCGGTTCATGAAGATGCCGACCACCGCGATCGCGAACAGCGCGGCACCCAGCGTGAGATAGTGACCCAGCGTCAATGTCATGCTTTTTTCTCCTCGGTGGCGGCGGACTCGGCCACAGGCTCGGCCGGGCGCGTGGTTTCCACCTTGACGAGCTGCAGCCGGTCCGCGGCGCGCACGCGCACCTGGATGGAAGGATCGATGGCCTTGCTGTCCTTGCGTGCGCGCAGCGTCAGGGCAATGGCGGCGATCATCGCCACCAGCAGGATGGCGGCGGCGATCTGGATCGGCCACACATAACGGGTGTAGAGCAGGATCCCAAGTGCTTTGGCGTTCGATTCCTCCGCAACACCGGTGGGCAACTGGGCCGCCACCTGCGGATCGACCATGTCGAAGCCCGTGAGCAGCACCGCAGCCATTTCAACGACCACGATGCCGCCCAGCAGCAGGGCGAGCGGGAGGTGCTTCCAGAAGCCCTGGCGCAGCTGGTCGATGCGGATGTCCAGCATCATGACCACGAAGAGGAACAGGACCATCACCGCGCCCAGGTACACGAGCACCAAGGCCACGGCGAGGAATTCCG
It encodes:
- the nuoK gene encoding NADH-quinone oxidoreductase subunit NuoK — encoded protein: MTLTLGHYLTLGAALFAIAVVGIFMNRKNLIVLLMAIELMLLAVNTNFVAFSHYLGDMHGQVFVFFILTVAAAESAIGLAILVLLFRNKSSISVEELNELKG
- the nuoL gene encoding NADH-quinone oxidoreductase subunit L, whose translation is MSATLNASTLLAVPLAPLVGAALAGIFGTKLGGNLLGRRASHGVTILGVLVAFILSAFTLKSVALDGARFNATLYEWMVVGGLKMEVGFLVDGLTAMMMCVVTFVSLMVHLYTVGYMEEDEGYNRFFSYISLFTFSMLMLVMSNNLLQLFFGWEAVGLVSYLLIGFWYNKPTAIFANMKAFLVNRVGDFGFILGIGLIAAYAGTLNYGEVFAKASQLGVIEFPWYILGQDAMLITVICICLFIGAMGKSAQFPLHVWLPDSMEGPTPISALIHAATMVTAGIFMVARMSPLYELSDTALSFIMVIGAITALFMGFLGIIQNDIKRVVAYSTLSQLGYMTVALGASAYSVAVFHLMTHAFFKALLFLGAGSVIMGMHHNQDIRWMGGVRKYMPITWITSLLGSLALIGTPLFSGFYSKDSIIEAVHESHLWGSGFASFAVLAGVFVTAFYSFRMYFLVFHGKERYDQNPDAHHDDHHDDHGHGHDAKPHESPWVVTVPLILLAIPSVVIGYFTIEPLLYGDFFKDAIFVDATKHPVMEELRAMFHGPLGMASHALSTAPLWLALAGVVTAWVFYMLAPAIPAALDRVFKPLRVVLENKYYMDWINENILARAARGLGLGLWKGGDQGVIETGLVNASWKLVGKVAGVVRRLQSGYLYHYVLVMIVGIVVLMSYFVTWPSLRVMFGL
- a CDS encoding NADH-quinone oxidoreductase subunit J; this translates as MDVKTGFFFLFAAVLLIAALRVVTARNPVHAVLFLMLAFSQASAIWLLLEAEFLAVALVLVYLGAVMVLFLFVVMMLDIRIDQLRQGFWKHLPLALLLGGIVVVEMAAVLLTGFDMVDPQVAAQLPTGVAEESNAKALGILLYTRYVWPIQIAAAILLVAMIAAIALTLRARKDSKAIDPSIQVRVRAADRLQLVKVETTRPAEPVAESAATEEKKA